From the Anaeromyxobacter dehalogenans 2CP-1 genome, the window CTTCGGGCGCCCGGTGCAGGAGTGGACCTCGCCGGAGCGCCCGCGCCACGCCTACGACCCGAAGCGCAAGCAGCACCTCTCCGGCGCGATCCTGAAATGGCTGCTGGAGGCGGGGCCGGGCGCCGGGAAGGTGCTCGGGGTGACCGACCGCGACCTGTTCATCCCCATCCTCACCTACGTGTTCGGGGAGGGGCAGCTCGGGGGCGGCGCGGCGGTCGTCTCCACCGCGCGGCTGCTGGAGGACGTCGAGCTGATCGGGCCGCAGCTGCTGCTGGAGCGGCTCGCCAAGGAGGCGGTGCACGAGGTCGGGCACGCGTTCGGCCTGCTGCACTGCGCGACGCCGGTGTGCGTGATGGCGCGCTCGTCGGGCGTTCGCAACGTGGACGAGAAGATGCCGGAGCTCTGCTCCGAGTGCCGACGCAGGCTCGAGGAGCTGCAGGCCGGAGGTCCCAGGTGATGTCCAACGAGAGAACGCGCATCCTGGTGGTGGACGACGAGGAGATCGTCCGCGAGTCGCTGGGCGGCTGGCTCGAGAAGGACGGCTACTCCGTCCACGTG encodes:
- a CDS encoding archaemetzincin family Zn-dependent metalloprotease gives rise to the protein MDPIFIWWIGEAAPDRALLDHAALHLARAFGRPVQEWTSPERPRHAYDPKRKQHLSGAILKWLLEAGPGAGKVLGVTDRDLFIPILTYVFGEGQLGGGAAVVSTARLLEDVELIGPQLLLERLAKEAVHEVGHAFGLLHCATPVCVMARSSGVRNVDEKMPELCSECRRRLEELQAGGPR